In Zunongwangia profunda SM-A87, the following proteins share a genomic window:
- a CDS encoding APC family permease has product MKNTTDKNSKLSLLGSISLGTGVMIGAGIFVLMGQIAELVGDLFPIAFIAGAVVVGFSSYSYVKFSNAFPSSGGVVKFLNKSYGPGTTTGFYSLLMYVSMVVSESLVAGTFGAYTLRLFPESYAGYASTLGVGLIVVAYIVNILGNKVIGATATFTAIIKVVGIAILAIAGLAISGFADITGNYIPKNTETLPQGFGFVAALALSILAYKGFTTITNQGADIKNPHKNLGRSIVFSILICTLIYVALALAVAGGLSIPEIIEAKDYALAAAAKPVFGEWGSWITIGIAIIATVSGVIASIFSSSRLLAMLSNMKQVPSLTKLGSLKNPALIFTSSLAILLTVLFDLTRIASIGAIFYLIMDIAIHWGLFRHLKNKVVFQPIIPLIAIVLDIAVLAAFLYIKYLNDPLVLIVAAIGIVLLLVAERLFMISHTDDEGNMPMGMETTNNKT; this is encoded by the coding sequence ATGAAAAACACCACAGATAAAAATAGTAAGCTTTCCTTATTAGGTTCCATATCTCTTGGTACAGGCGTAATGATTGGTGCTGGCATATTTGTCCTTATGGGGCAAATAGCAGAGTTGGTGGGTGATCTATTTCCCATTGCATTTATTGCAGGTGCTGTTGTGGTGGGTTTTAGCTCATATTCCTATGTCAAGTTTTCAAATGCTTTTCCATCGTCTGGAGGTGTGGTTAAATTCCTTAACAAATCCTATGGACCTGGAACAACAACAGGGTTTTATTCTTTGCTGATGTACGTATCAATGGTAGTTTCCGAAAGTCTGGTGGCGGGCACTTTTGGAGCATATACGTTGAGACTATTTCCCGAGTCCTATGCAGGTTATGCCTCTACCCTGGGTGTTGGGCTAATTGTTGTTGCTTATATAGTGAACATCCTGGGCAATAAGGTTATTGGTGCCACCGCGACATTTACCGCTATTATAAAGGTAGTGGGAATAGCAATTTTAGCTATTGCCGGCCTTGCAATTTCAGGTTTTGCCGATATTACGGGAAACTATATTCCCAAAAATACTGAGACATTACCACAAGGCTTCGGATTTGTGGCCGCTTTGGCGTTATCTATCCTTGCTTATAAAGGCTTTACCACTATCACGAACCAAGGGGCCGATATTAAAAACCCGCATAAAAATCTTGGTAGGTCTATCGTGTTTTCCATACTTATCTGCACACTGATATATGTAGCCTTGGCATTAGCTGTTGCGGGAGGTTTAAGCATTCCTGAAATAATCGAAGCTAAAGATTATGCCCTTGCAGCCGCCGCAAAACCTGTTTTTGGGGAATGGGGTTCCTGGATTACCATTGGCATTGCCATTATTGCCACGGTTTCTGGGGTCATTGCCAGTATCTTTTCCTCTTCACGCTTGTTGGCAATGCTCAGCAATATGAAACAGGTGCCTTCTTTAACCAAACTTGGTAGCTTAAAAAATCCAGCACTAATATTCACGTCTTCCCTCGCCATTTTACTGACCGTGCTTTTCGATTTGACAAGGATAGCATCCATTGGGGCTATTTTTTACCTTATTATGGATATCGCTATCCATTGGGGGCTGTTCCGTCACCTTAAAAACAAAGTGGTTTTTCAGCCTATCATCCCATTAATAGCCATCGTATTGGACATTGCGGTATTGGCAGCTTTTCTTTATATAAAATATCTGAACGATCCTTTGGTGCTTATCGTAGCAGCGATTGGGATTGTTCTATTACTTGTTGCAGAACGCCTTTTTATGATTTCACACACAGACGATGAAGGTAATATGCCAATGGGAATGGAAACTACGAACAATAAAACATAA
- a CDS encoding ATP cone domain-containing protein yields MNKSVLIKKYSGEYEAFDVNKLINSLRRSRADEDIIQDVARKVQEQIEEGMTTKKIYQLAFKMLKRKSRVSASKYKLKKALMELGPTGFPFEKLVGKLLAHEGFSTQVGVIVQGNCVQHEVDVIAQKGNKHYMIECKYHSDQGRFCNVKIPLYIHSRFLDVEKQWKHQKGHEAKLHKGGVYTNTRFTTDAIQYGKCVGMLMTSWDYPRGNGLKDRIDKSGLHPLTALTTLTKAEKTKLLDQGIILCKELHENPDFLEQMGISKLRQNKILEDSRELCRSH; encoded by the coding sequence ATGAATAAATCAGTCTTAATAAAAAAATACTCTGGTGAGTACGAAGCCTTTGATGTAAACAAACTCATCAACTCCCTGCGGCGTTCACGGGCAGATGAGGATATTATTCAGGATGTAGCCCGGAAAGTACAAGAGCAGATTGAAGAAGGAATGACAACCAAAAAAATCTATCAGTTGGCTTTCAAGATGCTAAAACGAAAATCTAGGGTAAGTGCCTCAAAGTACAAGCTCAAAAAAGCTTTAATGGAACTAGGTCCAACCGGTTTTCCATTTGAAAAGTTAGTAGGCAAACTATTGGCACACGAAGGATTTTCAACACAGGTTGGTGTCATAGTTCAAGGCAATTGCGTTCAGCACGAAGTGGATGTGATAGCGCAAAAAGGAAATAAACATTATATGATTGAATGTAAATACCATAGTGACCAAGGCAGGTTTTGCAATGTAAAAATCCCATTATATATCCATTCACGGTTTTTGGACGTGGAAAAGCAATGGAAACACCAAAAAGGTCACGAGGCTAAACTTCATAAAGGCGGGGTTTACACCAATACGCGTTTCACAACCGATGCCATTCAGTACGGGAAATGTGTTGGAATGCTTATGACCAGTTGGGATTATCCAAGAGGAAATGGTCTCAAGGACAGAATAGATAAATCGGGGCTACATCCCTTAACCGCTTTAACAACACTTACCAAAGCTGAAAAAACAAAATTATTGGATCAAGGCATCATACTCTGCAAGGAGCTACACGAAAATCCAGACTTTTTGGAACAAATGGGTATCAGTAAGCTAAGGCAAAATAAGATACTCGAAGATTCAAGAGAATTATGTAGATCCCATTAA
- a CDS encoding ATP-dependent 6-phosphofructokinase, with protein MNTNKIKHIGVFTSGGDSPGMNSALYAIAKTAEATGIKVSGFRKGYEGLIDGDLVQLKSHELQKLTQKGGTILKTARSKRFLELEGRKKALQTLNVNKIDALIAIGGDGTFKGLLAFSEICDIPFIGIPGTIDNDISGTDYTLGFDSAVNTAIENIDKIRDTAESHNRVFIVEVMGRDSGYIGIHSGLMVGADAILIPESGTDFINLLGKVKNYDSEDAFLIVVSEGDEIGAELVSSKIKEVNPNVDLRITKLGHIQRGGNPSALDRMLGIRLGVEAVKSLLQSKKNVMVGILNNQLHLTPFNEVVKQHQVNKELHELLELFGT; from the coding sequence ATGAATACTAATAAAATTAAACATATAGGTGTATTTACCTCTGGAGGTGATAGTCCAGGGATGAATTCAGCCTTGTACGCCATTGCAAAAACGGCTGAAGCAACTGGTATAAAAGTTAGTGGTTTTAGAAAAGGATATGAAGGATTGATAGACGGTGACTTGGTTCAATTAAAATCACACGAATTACAAAAACTGACCCAAAAGGGTGGCACTATCCTTAAGACAGCCCGAAGCAAACGTTTTCTCGAACTGGAAGGTCGAAAAAAAGCCTTGCAAACTCTAAATGTAAACAAAATAGACGCTTTAATTGCCATTGGTGGTGATGGTACATTTAAAGGATTACTTGCTTTTTCAGAGATATGCGATATCCCATTCATAGGGATTCCCGGAACTATTGATAACGATATTTCGGGTACGGATTACACCCTTGGTTTTGATTCCGCAGTTAACACAGCCATTGAAAATATTGATAAAATAAGGGATACTGCCGAATCCCATAACCGTGTGTTCATTGTTGAAGTAATGGGAAGGGATTCGGGTTACATCGGTATTCATTCTGGATTGATGGTTGGTGCGGACGCCATATTAATTCCGGAGAGCGGTACGGACTTTATTAACCTTTTGGGTAAGGTGAAAAATTACGATAGCGAGGATGCTTTTCTAATCGTAGTTTCTGAAGGTGACGAAATTGGTGCCGAACTTGTTTCTTCAAAAATAAAGGAAGTCAATCCCAATGTCGATTTACGCATAACAAAGCTTGGCCACATACAGCGAGGTGGAAATCCTTCTGCTTTGGATAGAATGTTGGGCATAAGGCTTGGGGTGGAAGCCGTAAAATCGCTTTTACAAAGTAAAAAGAATGTAATGGTCGGGATTTTAAACAATCAATTGCACTTAACCCCTTTTAATGAAGTGGTCAAGCAACATCAGGTCAATAAAGAATTGCACGAACTTTTAGAACTATTTGGAACATAA
- a CDS encoding class I fructose-bisphosphate aldolase, with product MKTDKNIVELLGEKADFYLEHVCEKITKDELQVPSKNSLEKVFGSSNRNPQVLRSLSQLYNHGNLAGTGYLSILPVDQGIEHSAAFSFYKNPDYFDPENIIKLAMEAGCNGVASTFGVLGLNARKYAHKIPFIVKINHNELLTYPNKYDQTLFGKVKNAWDMGAIAVGATIYFGSAESNRQLKEIAEAFEEAHNLGMATILWCYTRNEAFKTNKEDYHAAADVTGQANHLGVTIQADIIKQKLPTNNFGFKEIGFGKYDDEMYKTLTTDHPIDLCRLQVANCYMGKIGLINSGGGSKGKSDLSEAVTTAVINKRAGGSGLIMGRKAFQKPFSAGVRVLQSVQEVYLDNKINIA from the coding sequence ATGAAAACAGACAAGAATATAGTAGAACTTTTAGGAGAAAAAGCAGACTTCTATTTAGAACACGTTTGTGAAAAAATAACAAAGGATGAATTGCAAGTGCCAAGCAAAAATAGTTTAGAAAAAGTATTTGGCAGTAGCAACAGAAATCCGCAGGTGCTTCGAAGTCTTTCACAATTGTACAATCACGGAAATCTGGCAGGAACTGGTTATTTAAGTATCCTTCCTGTTGACCAAGGTATTGAGCATAGCGCGGCCTTTTCATTCTATAAAAACCCAGATTATTTTGACCCAGAGAACATCATAAAACTTGCTATGGAAGCTGGTTGCAATGGTGTGGCATCCACGTTTGGTGTATTGGGATTGAACGCCCGAAAATATGCCCATAAAATCCCTTTTATCGTCAAGATTAACCATAACGAGCTACTTACCTATCCAAATAAATATGACCAAACATTATTTGGTAAGGTAAAAAATGCCTGGGATATGGGAGCAATTGCCGTAGGAGCTACGATTTATTTTGGTTCAGCAGAAAGCAACAGACAGCTAAAAGAAATAGCTGAAGCTTTTGAAGAAGCACACAATCTGGGAATGGCCACCATCTTATGGTGCTATACACGGAACGAGGCATTTAAAACCAACAAGGAAGATTATCACGCAGCTGCCGATGTAACTGGGCAGGCAAACCATTTGGGTGTTACTATTCAAGCAGACATCATCAAACAAAAATTACCTACCAATAATTTTGGTTTCAAAGAGATAGGATTTGGAAAATATGATGATGAAATGTATAAAACCCTTACCACAGACCACCCTATTGACCTTTGCAGGTTGCAAGTAGCCAATTGCTATATGGGTAAAATAGGGCTGATTAATTCAGGTGGTGGTTCCAAAGGCAAATCAGATTTGTCCGAAGCTGTAACAACTGCCGTCATCAATAAAAGGGCTGGTGGCTCTGGGCTGATAATGGGAAGAAAAGCATTTCAAAAGCCCTTTAGCGCAGGCGTAAGAGTATTACAATCTGTTCAGGAAGTGTATCTGGATAATAAAATTAATATAGCATAA
- a CDS encoding dicarboxylate/amino acid:cation symporter, with protein MFDTEIKSLKSLNHYLLKLVESRLWLKVIIALLLGVGFGLLLSPQNGWISKETADIAGNWLALPGVLFLKLVQMIMIPLIVASIITGIASNDKDSLKKLGGGVLLYFLGTTIVSVSIGTILSQIFRPGRFLHQQALAEHNEITAVPTENPELSFGIETIPDAISNLLPENPLASMVSGEMLSIVIFTIIIGVAVLSLENALLRPVKLLLSAIQEVCMTVVKWSMLLVPIAVFGLMAQLTSSVGLSSLSGLTYYVGVVLLGLLFLVIFYLGLIVLLGKSNPMHFLKKIRDVQLLAFSTTSSAAVMPLSLQTAEEKLKVDKTISNFIIPIGATVNMDGTALYQTITTLFIAQAYGLEMSLLNIIVVIVTIVAASIGTPAIPGGGVVILASVLGSVGIPAEGIIIIIGVERLLGMFRTTVNVTGDLTACMVFNRFYGKTPILVNDKTLKI; from the coding sequence ATGTTTGACACAGAGATAAAATCATTAAAATCACTTAACCACTACCTCCTTAAACTGGTAGAAAGCCGTCTATGGCTTAAAGTAATCATTGCTTTGTTGTTAGGTGTTGGATTTGGTCTGTTATTGAGTCCACAAAATGGATGGATTTCTAAAGAAACAGCAGATATCGCGGGGAATTGGCTGGCATTGCCCGGTGTACTATTTCTGAAACTGGTTCAAATGATTATGATTCCGTTGATTGTGGCTTCCATCATCACAGGAATCGCAAGTAATGATAAGGACAGTTTAAAAAAATTAGGTGGTGGTGTTTTACTATATTTTTTGGGCACAACAATAGTTTCGGTTAGCATTGGTACGATACTATCCCAAATTTTTAGACCGGGTCGCTTTTTACATCAACAGGCTCTAGCTGAACATAATGAAATTACAGCTGTTCCAACGGAAAATCCAGAGCTTTCCTTCGGAATTGAAACGATTCCTGATGCCATCTCAAACTTACTTCCCGAAAACCCGTTGGCATCTATGGTAAGTGGTGAAATGTTAAGCATTGTAATTTTCACAATCATTATTGGTGTAGCTGTGCTATCACTTGAAAATGCCTTACTGCGCCCAGTGAAGCTGCTTCTAAGTGCCATTCAGGAAGTCTGTATGACAGTAGTAAAATGGTCAATGCTTCTAGTGCCTATTGCTGTTTTCGGACTTATGGCGCAGCTCACCTCTAGCGTTGGTTTGAGTTCTCTATCTGGCCTCACCTACTATGTGGGTGTCGTCTTGCTCGGTCTGTTATTCTTAGTGATTTTCTATTTAGGGCTAATTGTGCTTCTTGGAAAATCAAACCCTATGCATTTCCTGAAAAAAATAAGGGATGTTCAGCTATTGGCTTTTTCAACCACAAGCTCTGCCGCTGTGATGCCACTTTCTCTTCAAACAGCCGAAGAAAAACTAAAGGTGGACAAGACCATTAGCAATTTTATCATTCCCATTGGCGCAACCGTCAATATGGATGGTACTGCACTCTATCAAACGATAACAACTCTTTTTATAGCCCAAGCCTATGGACTGGAAATGAGTTTACTCAATATTATTGTGGTCATTGTAACTATCGTTGCTGCTTCAATCGGCACACCTGCCATTCCCGGAGGTGGTGTGGTGATACTCGCTTCTGTTTTGGGAAGTGTCGGTATTCCAGCCGAAGGCATCATCATTATTATTGGTGTAGAAAGATTGTTGGGAATGTTCAGGACTACTGTAAACGTAACGGGTGACCTCACAGCTTGTATGGTTTTTAATAGATTTTATGGTAAAACCCCAATATTGGTTAATGATAAAACTTTAAAAATATGA
- a CDS encoding universal stress protein → MKNILVPTDFSKNCNKAEELGIEMAKLYNSEIHFFHLMKTPVEWVKLDKQKEKQYPETVKEIGSAKASLRALEKKAEQQELECRTFLEFDGGQANILKHSGHFHHDFIVTGSSGTRGGVRELLGSNVEKIVRKADVPVIVVKDEKVTFPFNNIVFVSDFLEDVSEAFKQVISIAEKCGAHLHLLRVNTQTDFNSIEQGLDPIKEFLKKFPDLDNFSMNVYNEQDVETGINNFLRYKNADLIAMCTHGRTGFLTLFSKSIAEGVTNHSELPVMTIKM, encoded by the coding sequence ATGAAAAACATACTCGTACCAACAGACTTTTCAAAAAATTGCAATAAAGCAGAAGAACTCGGAATTGAAATGGCAAAGCTTTACAATTCCGAAATCCATTTTTTCCATTTGATGAAAACCCCCGTAGAATGGGTAAAGTTGGATAAACAAAAAGAAAAACAGTACCCAGAAACAGTAAAAGAAATAGGAAGTGCAAAAGCCTCCTTGAGAGCACTGGAAAAAAAAGCAGAACAACAAGAGCTTGAATGCAGGACGTTCCTTGAGTTTGATGGCGGACAGGCAAATATACTTAAACACTCCGGTCATTTTCACCACGACTTTATTGTTACAGGAAGCAGCGGCACCCGAGGTGGAGTGCGCGAATTACTGGGAAGCAATGTAGAGAAAATTGTAAGAAAAGCCGATGTCCCTGTAATTGTGGTTAAGGATGAAAAAGTAACTTTTCCTTTTAATAATATTGTTTTTGTTTCAGATTTTCTGGAAGATGTGAGCGAAGCATTTAAGCAGGTTATTTCTATTGCGGAAAAGTGCGGTGCACATCTTCATTTATTGAGGGTTAATACTCAGACCGATTTTAACAGTATAGAACAAGGGTTGGATCCCATCAAGGAGTTCCTGAAAAAATTCCCCGATTTGGATAACTTCTCAATGAATGTATATAACGAACAAGACGTAGAAACAGGGATAAACAATTTTTTACGATATAAAAATGCCGATTTAATCGCAATGTGTACTCACGGACGTACAGGCTTTTTAACTTTATTCTCTAAAAGCATCGCAGAGGGTGTAACCAATCACTCCGAATTACCAGTAATGACTATTAAAATGTAA
- a CDS encoding 2-hydroxyacid dehydrogenase — MKTTIYSTHKFDKPSIENANKGKHQLNFLEFRLTKETALLAEGSKAIALFSSDDASSEVLDILHKLGIKFIALRSAGFNHVDLEKAAELNIKVARVPAYSPYAIAEHTMALILALNRRLIKAHNRVREQNFSLNGLTGFDLNGKTVGVIGTGKIGSVLVKILHGFGCNILAQDIEESKDLIDKYGVIYSDCATLCKHADIISLHVPLKASTKHLINKEHIALMKSGVMLINTSRGGLVDTKAVIEGLKTKKIGYLGLDVYEEEEGLFFEDHSDDILQDDVIARLMTFNNVLITSHQAFLTKTALTNIAETTIYNLDCFEKQKPSGNEISIN, encoded by the coding sequence ATGAAAACAACAATATACAGCACACATAAATTCGATAAGCCTTCCATTGAAAACGCTAATAAAGGAAAACATCAATTGAATTTTCTGGAATTTAGGCTAACAAAGGAAACCGCCTTATTGGCAGAAGGTTCAAAGGCCATAGCACTTTTCTCAAGTGACGATGCCTCTTCGGAAGTTTTGGATATTTTACACAAACTAGGCATAAAATTTATCGCATTACGTTCGGCAGGTTTCAATCACGTCGATTTAGAAAAAGCAGCTGAATTGAATATAAAAGTGGCCCGTGTCCCAGCCTATTCACCTTATGCCATTGCAGAACATACAATGGCTTTGATACTTGCATTAAACCGAAGACTGATTAAAGCCCACAATAGAGTGCGCGAACAAAACTTTTCATTAAACGGTCTCACTGGTTTTGACCTAAATGGGAAAACCGTTGGCGTGATTGGAACAGGAAAAATAGGGTCTGTACTCGTAAAAATACTTCACGGATTCGGCTGCAATATTCTTGCCCAGGATATAGAAGAAAGCAAAGACCTAATTGATAAATATGGCGTAATCTATTCAGATTGTGCGACGCTCTGTAAGCACGCAGATATAATAAGCCTGCACGTGCCATTAAAAGCTTCAACAAAACATTTAATAAATAAAGAGCATATAGCACTAATGAAATCTGGAGTAATGCTCATCAATACAAGTCGTGGTGGGTTGGTGGACACCAAGGCAGTTATCGAAGGATTGAAAACTAAAAAAATAGGGTATTTAGGACTGGATGTTTATGAGGAAGAAGAAGGGTTGTTCTTTGAAGACCATTCCGATGACATTTTGCAAGACGATGTGATTGCACGCTTAATGACTTTCAACAATGTACTAATTACAAGCCATCAAGCTTTTTTAACCAAAACCGCATTGACCAATATTGCAGAAACAACCATATATAATCTGGATTGTTTTGAAAAACAAAAACCTTCTGGAAATGAAATTAGCATTAATTAA
- a CDS encoding MBL fold metallo-hydrolase RNA specificity domain-containing protein, translating to MDNNKINIHFLGAAGTVTGSKYLVDTGDRKILIDCGLFQGLKELRLKNWEYPPVNVGDIDAVLLTHGHMDHTGYLPRLVKQGFNGPIYGTNPTLDIAKIILNDSAKIQEQEAERANKEGYSKHSPAEPLYDLKDVEKTIPHFKGIPQSQWIPLFDGIRARFQYNGHILGATYIELDVHGKRFVFSGDIGRTNDLLLYPPLKPKKADVLFIESTYGGRFHPDEIEALPQIEKLVNDTINRGGSLFIPSFSVERAQLMMVIFWKLLKEKKIPKVRMIMDSPMGASVLELFHRTRDWHRLDENECDEMCSHFTVVSSYRETMELRTDNKPKIVIAGSGMLTGGRMLNYLETQAQNPNNTLLFVGYQAEGTRGRKLLEGDKELKVYGKWVPFDMEVAEIEGLSAHADHAELMDWMDKIKNKPERIFIVHGEKESAEALQKGIKETYGWDAEIPQLYTIEEIE from the coding sequence ATGGATAACAATAAAATAAATATTCACTTTTTAGGTGCAGCAGGTACGGTAACCGGCTCAAAATATTTGGTGGATACAGGAGATAGAAAGATACTTATAGACTGTGGCCTCTTCCAAGGGTTAAAGGAATTACGCCTTAAAAACTGGGAGTACCCACCTGTTAATGTAGGTGATATTGATGCTGTTTTGCTTACCCACGGTCATATGGACCATACAGGTTATTTACCCAGATTGGTAAAACAAGGCTTCAATGGTCCCATTTATGGTACGAATCCTACTTTGGACATTGCAAAAATCATTTTGAATGATAGTGCAAAAATACAGGAGCAAGAAGCCGAACGTGCCAATAAGGAAGGCTATTCCAAACATAGTCCCGCAGAACCATTATACGATTTAAAGGATGTAGAAAAAACTATCCCACACTTTAAAGGAATTCCACAATCACAATGGATTCCGTTATTTGATGGTATTAGGGCTCGCTTCCAATACAACGGACATATTCTGGGTGCAACCTATATTGAGTTGGATGTGCACGGAAAACGTTTTGTCTTTTCAGGAGACATTGGTAGAACCAATGATTTATTGCTCTATCCACCCCTTAAACCAAAAAAAGCGGATGTGCTTTTCATTGAATCCACTTATGGTGGAAGGTTTCATCCCGATGAAATAGAAGCACTTCCGCAGATTGAAAAATTGGTCAATGACACTATCAATAGAGGTGGAAGTCTTTTTATTCCAAGTTTTTCGGTAGAACGCGCCCAACTGATGATGGTGATTTTTTGGAAATTATTGAAAGAGAAGAAAATCCCAAAAGTACGAATGATAATGGACAGCCCAATGGGCGCTAGTGTATTGGAATTGTTTCATCGCACAAGGGACTGGCACAGACTAGATGAGAATGAATGTGATGAAATGTGTTCACATTTTACGGTCGTAAGCAGTTATCGGGAAACTATGGAATTACGAACCGATAACAAACCAAAAATTGTGATTGCAGGAAGCGGAATGCTTACTGGCGGAAGAATGCTAAACTACCTTGAAACACAGGCACAAAACCCCAACAACACCTTGCTTTTTGTGGGTTATCAAGCTGAAGGTACGCGAGGCAGAAAATTATTGGAAGGCGATAAGGAACTAAAAGTCTATGGAAAATGGGTGCCCTTTGATATGGAAGTTGCAGAAATTGAAGGGCTTTCGGCACACGCAGACCACGCAGAACTTATGGACTGGATGGATAAGATAAAAAACAAACCCGAACGTATTTTCATTGTACACGGTGAAAAAGAGAGTGCAGAAGCATTGCAAAAAGGCATCAAGGAAACCTATGGGTGGGATGCGGAAATTCCGCAATTATACACCATCGAAGAAATAGAATAA
- a CDS encoding type II glyceraldehyde-3-phosphate dehydrogenase → MKNIAVIGYGVIGKRVADAINLQNDMKLSGVCDIISDWRIQNAVRKEYDIYAATKDAADKMKSEGISVKGSLQELLKKSDLVVDCTPKKIAAQNVVIYKEQNIKFILHGGEKHETTGHSFSAENNYKSALNLNATRVVSCNTTSILRTLTALKRADLLDYARGTLLRRATDPWESHLGGIMNTMVPEKDIPSHQGPDAKSVDPELDVITAAVKVPETLSHMHYWNVKLKKQATKQEVLNAFKTSSRIKLIQYDQGLVSNNTIKEMFLDMGRPWGDMYEVALWEDMLKVQGDELFYAYVVDNQAIVIPETIDAIRALTGIETDGTKSIAKTNESLGIH, encoded by the coding sequence ATGAAAAATATAGCAGTTATAGGATACGGAGTCATTGGAAAAAGGGTGGCAGATGCCATCAACTTACAAAACGATATGAAGCTTTCGGGAGTATGTGATATCATTAGCGACTGGCGAATTCAAAATGCCGTAAGAAAGGAATACGACATTTATGCAGCAACTAAAGATGCTGCTGATAAAATGAAATCTGAAGGGATTTCGGTAAAAGGAAGCTTACAGGAACTTTTAAAGAAATCAGATCTTGTTGTGGACTGTACACCCAAAAAAATTGCCGCTCAGAATGTCGTTATCTACAAGGAGCAAAACATCAAATTTATTCTACACGGTGGCGAAAAACACGAAACCACAGGGCATTCCTTTAGTGCAGAAAATAATTACAAATCAGCTCTAAACTTGAATGCGACAAGAGTAGTTTCCTGTAATACTACGTCTATTTTAAGAACCTTGACCGCTTTAAAAAGAGCCGATTTATTGGATTATGCCAGAGGTACACTTTTAAGAAGAGCTACAGACCCTTGGGAAAGTCATTTGGGTGGTATTATGAATACGATGGTTCCCGAAAAAGATATCCCAAGCCATCAAGGTCCAGATGCTAAAAGTGTTGACCCAGAACTGGATGTCATCACCGCAGCGGTAAAAGTACCCGAAACATTGAGCCATATGCACTACTGGAATGTGAAATTGAAAAAACAGGCGACAAAGCAAGAAGTGCTAAATGCTTTCAAAACGTCCAGCCGTATTAAATTGATTCAATATGACCAAGGTCTGGTTTCTAACAATACCATTAAGGAAATGTTCTTGGATATGGGAAGGCCTTGGGGCGATATGTACGAAGTAGCACTATGGGAAGATATGCTGAAGGTACAGGGAGACGAACTCTTTTATGCCTACGTGGTCGATAACCAAGCTATTGTAATCCCGGAAACAATTGATGCTATTAGGGCATTAACTGGAATTGAAACAGATGGTACAAAATCCATAGCCAAAACAAATGAAAGTTTAGGAATCCATTAA
- a CDS encoding alpha/beta fold hydrolase: protein MTLLLISIFFIFPVVAIAGYQHYKIVKHPAYDADKTLLNYEIIGAGENKLVLLHGLTGSLNYWKRNLESISKTHTLLLIDLLGFGDSPKPQSDYSLSVQLKALELVLQKEGFNDGKTIVAGHSMGAIISMALLEKHSNWLKAGIFIGIPVYQDADEFKKIMSSHSFVDRISTSRFSKYICMIHPIFMSRAFKPDNLTDDVYEDAKKHHWQSYYYSLTRIILKTDLYGIARKIRNTKVLFIHGAKDTTAPLKNAIDLSREFTNVKTVTSTGGDHQFFLKEAEFVWKTIQDFSVSDKKSQKTILNEY, encoded by the coding sequence ATGACATTACTACTCATATCCATATTTTTCATTTTTCCTGTGGTCGCTATAGCAGGATATCAACATTATAAGATTGTTAAGCACCCAGCTTATGATGCTGACAAAACACTCTTAAATTATGAAATTATAGGTGCGGGTGAAAACAAACTCGTTTTGCTGCACGGTTTGACAGGGTCATTGAATTATTGGAAACGCAATTTAGAAAGCATTTCAAAAACACACACTTTGCTATTAATAGACCTTTTGGGTTTTGGTGATTCGCCAAAACCACAAAGTGATTATTCGCTTTCAGTTCAACTTAAAGCTTTAGAATTGGTTTTGCAAAAAGAAGGATTCAATGATGGAAAAACCATAGTTGCCGGTCATTCTATGGGCGCTATAATTTCAATGGCCCTATTGGAAAAACACTCAAATTGGCTCAAAGCAGGCATTTTTATTGGAATACCTGTTTATCAGGATGCAGATGAATTTAAAAAAATTATGTCCTCACATTCCTTTGTGGACAGAATATCAACAAGCAGATTCTCTAAATACATCTGTATGATTCATCCCATTTTTATGTCGCGTGCATTTAAACCAGACAACCTCACGGATGATGTTTATGAAGATGCAAAAAAACACCATTGGCAGAGCTACTATTATTCGCTTACGAGGATAATCCTAAAAACAGATTTATACGGGATTGCAAGAAAGATTAGAAACACAAAAGTGCTTTTCATTCACGGAGCAAAGGACACTACTGCACCGCTCAAAAATGCTATAGACTTATCAAGAGAATTTACAAACGTAAAAACTGTTACCTCTACAGGGGGAGACCATCAGTTCTTTCTAAAAGAAGCAGAATTTGTATGGAAGACCATCCAAGATTTTTCTGTTTCAGATAAAAAATCACAAAAAACAATTTTAAATGAATACTAA